The Streptomyces sp. NBC_01276 genome contains the following window.
GTCGTCGGCGGCGATCCGGACCAGCAGGTCCGGGCCCAGGGACTCGACGGCCATCCGCCGCCCGACGGTGAAGAGGATGGGGACGATCCGCTCGCCCCGGGCGGTGTAGACGCTGAGGGCGGTCCGCCCGCTCTCGGTGTCGGTGGCGACGAGGAGGTCCTGCTTCCCGTCCCCGGTCACGTCGAGGTGGACGGCCGGGCGGACCCCGGCCCGCCCGGGAGCGTCGATCCTCCCCTTGCCCAAGAACGGCTTCATCCGCTTGTCCGCCCGTACGACGTCCAGCTCGTTCACCGCCGCGAGGCCCTCAGGACCCACCTCGGGCGCGCCCGCCAGCGGCGTCGGGGGCGGCTGCCGGGTCCCCGTCTCGACCCCCGCGGCCCTGGGCGAGTCGTCGGCCCAGGCCGGCCAGAGCGTCCGCGGCAGCGGCTGGAGGGAGACGGCAGCGACGGGCTCGCCGACGGCCAGTCCGCCGGGTGCGGCGCACCCGCCCAGGGCCAGCGCGGTGGCGGACAGCAGCAGGGCGGCGGTGGTGCGGCGGGGTGATCGCGTCATGGGGAGGGAACCGTCGGGGTGGGGAGGGGGGCGGCTTCCGACCGTAGTCGGCGACCGTCACGGGGGCCGGGAGAACGTGTAACAGCGGGGCGTACGGTGGTGGTCCGCGCGCAGGTCGGGACCTTCGGCCCGGAGCGCGGACTGCCCAGTGTGAGCCGAGGGAGGGCCCTGTGACATCGGTCGATCGGCCGCAATCCGGCGTACTGCCGTTCTTCGTGTACGGGACGCTACGGCCGGGGGAGGTCAACCACGCCCTGTTCCTGCGGGGCCGGACGGCGGCCGAGGAACCCGCCCGGCTGCCGGACGCGGCGCTCTACGAGGGGCCCGGCTACCCGTACGCCGTCGAGCGGCCTGGCTCCGCCATCGCCGGGGAGCTGATCACCCCGGCGCCCGGCGCGTACGGGGAACTGCTGGCCGCGCTGGACCTGCTGGAGGAGTACGCGGGCCCGGACCGCCCGGGGAACGTCTACGACCGGGTCGCCCGCGCGGCCGTCCGCCCCGACGGCACCCGCGTCCGCGCCTGGGTCTACCTGGCGGCGGCCCCGCTGGCCCGGCGCCTCGCCGCATCGGGCACCGAGATCCCGGGCGGCGACTGGCTCCGCCGCGGCGACCGGGTGTAGCAGCCGGGACGGCCCGGCCGCCGGCCCCGGCTCAGAGCCCTTCGGCCCCGCGGTTGCGCAGGCGCTGCCCGTACTGCTGGAGGACCCACAGTTCCTGCTGGACCGCCGCGTGCTGCTCCGGCGGGGCCTGCGGGCTCAGGCGGGTCAGGGCGCCCTGGATCTCCAGGACGCGGCGGTCCACGGCACGCAGCCGGACCTGGACCAGCTGCACCCCCGCGTACACCTCGTCCACCGTCTTGGCGTGGATGGCCTCCACCGCCAGCTCCGTGACCATCGCGCGGACGGTGTCGTTCGGCGCGGCCTCGCGGACCCGGACCAGGTAGTCCTCCGTGCCCTGGGCGGCGCCCCCGGCGTCCTGGATCGCCTGGCGGACCGCGGCGTAGGGCGGGGCGGTGAACTCGTCGATCCCGTAGGCGTCGAAGGCGGGGGAGACCAGCGCGGGGCGCTGGAGCGCCAGCTTCAGCAGCTCGCGCTCCGTGCGGTGGGCGGGGCTGCGCAGGTTCAGTGCGGGACCGCCCCGGTCCGCGGCGGGCGGCTGCGCGGCCGGGGCCTCCTGGGGCGCCCGCCCGCCACCCCGGCCCTGCTGCGGCTGGTTGCCGCGCTCGCGGGCCCAGCGCGCCAGTTGCGCGACCCGCTTGACGACGAACTGCTCGTCGAGGATGCCCAGCATGCCCGCCAGCTGGACGGCCGACTCGTGCTGGATCGACAGGTCCTTGATGCTCGCGACGACCGGAGCGGCCTCGGCCAGCGCGGCCGCGCGGCCCGCCGGGTTCTCCAGGTTGTGCCGGCCCACGATGTGCCGCAGCGCGAACTCGAACAGCGGGGTGCGGGAGTCCACCAGCCCGGACACGGCGGCGTCGCCCTGAGCGAGCCGCAGGTCGCAGGGGTCCATCCCGCCCGGGGCGATGGTGATGGAGGTCTCCGCGGCGAACTTCTGGTCGTCCTCGAACGCCCGCAGGGCCGCCTTCTGCCCGGCCGCGTCACCGTCGAAGGTGAAGATCACCTCAGCGGTCGCGTTGTCCATCAGCAGCCGGCGCAGGATCTTGATGTGGTCCCCGCCGAAGGCCGTGCCACAGGTGGCGATGGCGGTGGTGACCCCGGCCAGGTGGCAGGCCATGACGTCGGTGTAGCCCTCGACGACCACGGCCCGGGAGGTCTTGGCGATCTCCTTCTTGGCCAGGTCGATGCCGTACAGCACCTGGGACTTCTTGTAGATCGCCGTCTCGGGGGTGTTCAGGTACTTCGGGCCGTTGTCGTCGTCGCGCAGCTTGCGCGCGCCGAAGCCGACGACCTCGCCGCTGATGTCGCGGATCGGCCACATGAGCCGGCCGCGGAACCGGTCGATGGGCTTGCCGCTGCGGCTGTCCTGGGCCAGGCCGGAGAGGATCAGCTCCTTGTCGCTGAAGCCCTTGCCGCGCAGGAACCGGGTCAGGTGGTCCCAGCCGGCCGGGCTGTAGCCCACGCCGAAGTGCTCGGCCGCCGCCTGGTCGAAGCCGCGCTCCGCCAGGAACCGGCGGCCGATCTCCGCCTCGGCCCCGCCGAGCTGCTCCGCGTAGAAGAGGGCGGCGGCCTTGTGGGCCTCGACCAGGCGGATGCGCTCGCCGCGGCCGCTGGTGCCGGCGGTGTAGCCGCCCTCCTCGTACCGCAGGGTGATGCCGGCCTGGCCGGCCAGCCGCTCGACCGCCTCCGAGAAGGAGAGGTGGTCGATCTTCATGATGAAGTCGAGGGTGTCCCCGCCGGCCTGGCAGCCGAAGCAGTGGTAGAAGCCCTTGCTGGGGCTGACCTGGAAGGACGGGGACTTCTCGTCGTGGAAGGGGCACAGGCCCTTGAGGTTGCCGCCGCCGGCGTTGCGCAGCTGGAGGTACTCGGAGACCACGGCGTCGATCGGGACCGCGTCCCGTACCGCCTTCACGTCGTCGTCGTTGATCCGTCCTGCCACGCGTGAAGTCTACGGCCGGGCGCGGACAAACCCGTCAGGCCCCCTGCGCAGGCAGCAGCGAGGTGAGCGGAACCTCCGGGTCCGTGAGCAGGTCGGCCTGCACCGGACGTCCCGACCTGATCAGGGCCTGGATCTGTTCGGTGACGTCCCACACGTTCACGTTCATGCCGGCCAGCACCCGGCCCCCGGAGAGCCAGAAGGCGATGAACTCCCGCTTGCCCACGTCCCCGCGGATCAGCACCTGGTCGTAGCTCCCGGCCGGGGCGTACCCCGAGTACTCCAGGCCCACGTCGTACTGGTCGGAGAAGAAGTACGGCACCCGGTCGTAGCTGACCTCCCGGCCCAGCATCGCCCGCGCGGCGGCGGGGCCGCCGTTGAGGGCGTTGGCCCAGTGTTCCACCCGCAGCCGGGACCCGATCCACGGGTGGTGCGCGGCGGCCACGTCCCCGGCCGCGTAGATGTCCGGATCGGAGGTGCGCAGCGACTCGTCGACCGCGATCCCGCCGCCGTGCTCCCGGTCGACCAGGGCCAGGCCGGAGGTCTCGGCGAGCGCGGTCCGCGGCGCGGCGCCGATCGCCGCGAGCACCGCGTGCGCCGGGTGCTCCTCGCCGTCCTCCGTCCGTGCGGCCAGCACCATGCCGTCCTGGCCGACGATCTCGGTGAGCCGCGCCCCGAAGTGGAAGCGGACCCCGTGCTCGGCGTGCAGGTCCGTGAAGAGCCGGCCGACCTCCGGGCCCAGCACCGCGTGCAGCGGGGTGGCCAACGGCTCGACCACGGTGACCTCGGCCCCGTACTCGCGGGCCGCCGCCGCGACCTCCAGGCCGATCCAGCCGGCGCCCGCGATCAGCAGGTGGCCGTTGTCCCGGCCCAGGGAGGCCAGGACGCCCCGCAGCCGCTCGGCGTGCGCGAGGCGCCGCAGGTGGTGCACGCCGGCCAGGCCCGTTCCCGGGACGTCCAGGCGGCGCGGTTCGGCGCCGGTGGCCAGCAGGAGCTTGTCGTAGTGCAGCAGGGTGCCGTCGCCCAGGCGCACCGTCTTGGCGGCCCGGTCCAGGTGGACGGCGGGCTGGCCCAGGTGCAGTTCGATCTCGGCGCTCGCGTACCAGGACGGCTCGTGGACGAAGACGCTGTCGCGGTCCTCCTTGCCCACCAGGTAGCCCTTGGACAGCGGTGGCCGCTCGTACGGATGCTCGCGCTCGTCCCCGATCAGGATCACCCGCCCCGTGAACCCCTCCGCCCTCAGCGTCTCGGCGGCTTTCGCCCCGGCGAGCCCTCCGCCGACGATGATGAACGTCTGGTGTGCGTCGACCACCTGATGCCTCCTCATAACCTCTTCGCCACATGCGACCACATGCGAGCGTCCCGCACCGAGCCTGCCGCGTGAAGGGGGAATGGCCCGATCGGCTCACCCCCCGGTGCGCCGCCCGCGTCTGGTGAGGCGTGCGTGCAGGGAGCGGGCGGAGGCATCGGTCAGGCACGCGATCTGGTCGATCACCGCGCGCTTGCGGGCCCTGTCGTCCGGGGCGGCGTCGAAGATCGCCCGGAACTGGGGGTCCAGCCCCTCGGGTGCGCGGGCGCTGAGCGCCTCGGCGAGTTCGGCCAGGACGATGCGCTGGTCCGCGCGCAGCCGCTCCTGTTCGTCGCGCTGCATCACGTACAGGTCGGCGACGGCCTTGAGGACGGCGCATTCGTTGCGCGCCTCGCGCGGCACCACCAGCTCGGCGCCGTAGCGGGTGAGGCGGCCGGAGCCGTACGCCTCACGGGTGGCGCCCTCGGCGGCCAGGCAGAAGCGGCCGACCAGCTGGCTGGTGGCGTCCTTCAGCCGGGCCTGGGCCACGGCCGAGCCGTCGTAGCCGTGCGGCCACCAGTCCTCCTCCATCAAACGGTCGAGCGCCTCGCGCAGTTCCTCGGGCTCGGTGTCGGCCGGGACGTAGCGGCCGATGGCGACCCGCCAGATGACGGCCCGCTCGGGCTCGGCGAACAGGAGGTTGGGGTCGAGGTGCCCGGCGTGCAGACCGTCCTCGAAGTCGTGCACCGAGTACGCGACGTCGTCCGCCCAGTCCATGACCTGGGCCTCGAAGCACTTGCGGTCGGCGGGCGCGCCGCGGCGCAGCCATTCGAAGACCGGCAGGTCGTCCTCGTAGGCGCCGAACTTCACCGAGCCGGGGTCGGTGGGGTGGTTCCCCCGGGCCCAGGGGTACTTGGTGGCGGCGTCCAGGCAGGCGCGGGTGAGGTTGAGGCCGACACTGACGGGTTGCCCGCCCGCCGGGTCCGGCACGAACCGCTTGGGCTCCAGCCGGGTCAGCAGGCGCAGCGACTGGGCGTTGCCCTCGAAGCCGCCGCAGTCCTTGGCGAACTCGTTGAGCGCCTCCTCGCCGTTGTGCCCGAAGGGCGGGTGGCCCATGTCGTGGGAGAGGCAGGCCGCCTCGACGAGGTCGGGGTCGCAGCCCAGGGCGGCGCCGAGCTCCCGGCCGATCTGCGCGCACTCCAGGGAGTGGGTCAGCCGGGTACGGGGGCTCGCGTCCCACTCGTAGGAACGTGTCCCCGGGGTGACCACCTGGGTCTTCCCGGCGAGCCGGCGCAGGGCGGCCGAGTGCAGCACGCGCGCGCGGTCGCGCTGGAAGGCGGTGCGGCCGGGGCGCTTGTCGGGCTCGGGGGCCCAGCGCTCGGTGGCGGCCGTGTCGTAGGACTCGTAGGCGGGGGCGTGCGGGGTGCCTTCCATGCTCAGACGTTAACCGGAGTCACCGACAATCCGAGCAATCCGAACGAACACCGCCTTTATGCGCTGGCCAGTTCGCGCCGGTCGGCCTCGCGGGCGAGGGCCTCGTCGTAGCGCTGGAGGACCAGCCTGGCCAGCGCCGGATGGGCGCCGAGCGGGGCGGACGCCGGACCGGGCGCGGCGGCGGCGCCCGCGGAGGCGAACCGGCCCGGGGCGGCGAAGTACGAGGCCACCGCGATCCGGTGGTGGCCGCGTGCGGTCAGCGCGCGCACGACCTCGGGGACGCCCGGTGTGGCGGCGGTGTTGGCGGAGGCGTAGGCCGGCGCCACGGGTATCCCGCCGAGCCGCTCGGACAGCTGGGCGGCGGTGCGCCGGGTGTCGGCGGCGGATTCGGGGTCGCGGGATCCGGCGGCGGCCAGCACGACGGCCGCGCCGTCGCGTCGGCCCGGGTTCCAGCCGGCCTCCAGGAGACGTTCGAACAGGGCCTCGACGAGCAGCGGGTGCGGCCCCAGCGGCGCGGCGACGCGGACCCGCAGGTGTGCGGCCCGGGCGGCGGAGGCGGGGAGGTCCCGTTTGACGTGGGTGCCGCGCCCGAGCAGCAGCGGCACGAGCACCGCCTCCCCGGACAGTGCGCGCAGGGTGTCGCCGAGCAGGGGCCGGTTCAGCTCGATGTGGCCGAGGCGGACGTCGAGGCGGGGGCGGAGCTCGCGGACCCGTTCGAGGAGGGCGAGGACGGTGCGCGGGGCGCGCGGGTCGCGGCTGCCGTGGGCCACGGCGACGAGGGTGGGCTGCATGGGTGGGCTCCGTGGTGCCGGGCGCGTGGCGGGCGCAGTCCGCTGAGCTGGGTGCCGAGCTGGTCGGTGATCCGGGACAGCAGCTCGGCCGCGCTGCCGAAGGGGAGGGGGAGGGGAAGGGTTTCGGGAGGGTGCACCGGCTCCGTCATGAACCGATACTGCGCGCCGGAGGTTGCGTGGGCGTTGCGCCGGGGTGACGGGTCGTTTCGGCCGGCTCACTCGCTCATTCGTACGGGTGAAAGCGGGGGCGGGTGGAACTGGCGGGCCGGGGCGGTTCGTCAATCCGTGCGAACGAGGCGTGGAGCGAGGGGGGATCGGTCATGGGGAAGCCGGAGCAGGTCAGGGGCGCGGGCGCGGGCAGGGGCGCGGGTACGGACGCGGGCACGGACCTGAGTGCGGACGCGGGTACGGACGCGGGTACGGACGCGGGTACGGACGCGGGTACGGACGCGGGTACGGGCATGGGTAAGGGCGTGGGCGCCGACATGGGCGCGGGCGGGAACGCGAGCGCGGGGACGGGCGCGGGGGCGAGTTCGGGCGTGGTGAGGGACGGGGTGACGGACCGGGTGACGGACGGGGTGGTGGTTGCCGGGCCAAAGCTCGGTGCGGGGTCCGGGCGGTCGCGGGCGGGGTGGCCGCGGACGGTGCGGGCGAGGCGGCGGGCTGTGCGGGTCGTGATGGGGCTGTGCGTGCTGGCGCTGCTGCCCGCGACGTGGACCCACGTGAGCGCGGCCGACCGGCTGCGGACCACCGCCCGCGCGCCCGCGGCGGAGGTGGCCGTGGTCTTCGGGGCGGGGCTGTGGAACGGCCGCCCGACCCCGTACCTGGCCAACCGGCTCGACGCGGCCGTGGAGCTGTACCGCGCCGGCAAGGTGAAGGTGGTCCTGGTCACGGGGGACAACAGCCGCCGGGAGTACGACGAGCCCGACGCGATGCGGACCTACCTCACCGCCCACGGGGTCCCGGACGGGCGGGTGGTCAGCGACTACGCCGGCTTCGACACCTGGGACTCCTGCGTGCGGGCCCGGGAGATCTTCGGGGTGCACCGGGCGGTCCTGGTCAGCCAGGGGTTCCACATACACCGGGCCGTGGCCCTGTGCCAGGCCGCGGGTGTGGACGCGTACGGGGTCGGGGTCGACGACGCGCACGACGCGACCTGGTACTACGGCGGGGCCCGCGAGGTGTTCGCGGCGGGCAAGGCGGCGCTGGACGCGGTCCTCCGACCGGATCCGACGTTCCTCGGGCCGAAGGAGGAGGGGGTGTCGCGGGCCCTGGGCGGTCTGGCAGACTGACGCCGCGATCGGCTA
Protein-coding sequences here:
- a CDS encoding sirohydrochlorin chelatase; the protein is MQPTLVAVAHGSRDPRAPRTVLALLERVRELRPRLDVRLGHIELNRPLLGDTLRALSGEAVLVPLLLGRGTHVKRDLPASAARAAHLRVRVAAPLGPHPLLVEALFERLLEAGWNPGRRDGAAVVLAAAGSRDPESAADTRRTAAQLSERLGGIPVAPAYASANTAATPGVPEVVRALTARGHHRIAVASYFAAPGRFASAGAAAAPGPASAPLGAHPALARLVLQRYDEALAREADRRELASA
- the dnaG gene encoding DNA primase, which codes for MAGRINDDDVKAVRDAVPIDAVVSEYLQLRNAGGGNLKGLCPFHDEKSPSFQVSPSKGFYHCFGCQAGGDTLDFIMKIDHLSFSEAVERLAGQAGITLRYEEGGYTAGTSGRGERIRLVEAHKAAALFYAEQLGGAEAEIGRRFLAERGFDQAAAEHFGVGYSPAGWDHLTRFLRGKGFSDKELILSGLAQDSRSGKPIDRFRGRLMWPIRDISGEVVGFGARKLRDDDNGPKYLNTPETAIYKKSQVLYGIDLAKKEIAKTSRAVVVEGYTDVMACHLAGVTTAIATCGTAFGGDHIKILRRLLMDNATAEVIFTFDGDAAGQKAALRAFEDDQKFAAETSITIAPGGMDPCDLRLAQGDAAVSGLVDSRTPLFEFALRHIVGRHNLENPAGRAAALAEAAPVVASIKDLSIQHESAVQLAGMLGILDEQFVVKRVAQLARWARERGNQPQQGRGGGRAPQEAPAAQPPAADRGGPALNLRSPAHRTERELLKLALQRPALVSPAFDAYGIDEFTAPPYAAVRQAIQDAGGAAQGTEDYLVRVREAAPNDTVRAMVTELAVEAIHAKTVDEVYAGVQLVQVRLRAVDRRVLEIQGALTRLSPQAPPEQHAAVQQELWVLQQYGQRLRNRGAEGL
- a CDS encoding vancomycin high temperature exclusion protein, with protein sequence MGLCVLALLPATWTHVSAADRLRTTARAPAAEVAVVFGAGLWNGRPTPYLANRLDAAVELYRAGKVKVVLVTGDNSRREYDEPDAMRTYLTAHGVPDGRVVSDYAGFDTWDSCVRAREIFGVHRAVLVSQGFHIHRAVALCQAAGVDAYGVGVDDAHDATWYYGGAREVFAAGKAALDAVLRPDPTFLGPKEEGVSRALGGLAD
- a CDS encoding NAD(P)/FAD-dependent oxidoreductase → MVDAHQTFIIVGGGLAGAKAAETLRAEGFTGRVILIGDEREHPYERPPLSKGYLVGKEDRDSVFVHEPSWYASAEIELHLGQPAVHLDRAAKTVRLGDGTLLHYDKLLLATGAEPRRLDVPGTGLAGVHHLRRLAHAERLRGVLASLGRDNGHLLIAGAGWIGLEVAAAAREYGAEVTVVEPLATPLHAVLGPEVGRLFTDLHAEHGVRFHFGARLTEIVGQDGMVLAARTEDGEEHPAHAVLAAIGAAPRTALAETSGLALVDREHGGGIAVDESLRTSDPDIYAAGDVAAAHHPWIGSRLRVEHWANALNGGPAAARAMLGREVSYDRVPYFFSDQYDVGLEYSGYAPAGSYDQVLIRGDVGKREFIAFWLSGGRVLAGMNVNVWDVTEQIQALIRSGRPVQADLLTDPEVPLTSLLPAQGA
- a CDS encoding gamma-glutamylcyclotransferase family protein gives rise to the protein MTSVDRPQSGVLPFFVYGTLRPGEVNHALFLRGRTAAEEPARLPDAALYEGPGYPYAVERPGSAIAGELITPAPGAYGELLAALDLLEEYAGPDRPGNVYDRVARAAVRPDGTRVRAWVYLAAAPLARRLAASGTEIPGGDWLRRGDRV
- a CDS encoding deoxyguanosinetriphosphate triphosphohydrolase, with protein sequence MEGTPHAPAYESYDTAATERWAPEPDKRPGRTAFQRDRARVLHSAALRRLAGKTQVVTPGTRSYEWDASPRTRLTHSLECAQIGRELGAALGCDPDLVEAACLSHDMGHPPFGHNGEEALNEFAKDCGGFEGNAQSLRLLTRLEPKRFVPDPAGGQPVSVGLNLTRACLDAATKYPWARGNHPTDPGSVKFGAYEDDLPVFEWLRRGAPADRKCFEAQVMDWADDVAYSVHDFEDGLHAGHLDPNLLFAEPERAVIWRVAIGRYVPADTEPEELREALDRLMEEDWWPHGYDGSAVAQARLKDATSQLVGRFCLAAEGATREAYGSGRLTRYGAELVVPREARNECAVLKAVADLYVMQRDEQERLRADQRIVLAELAEALSARAPEGLDPQFRAIFDAAPDDRARKRAVIDQIACLTDASARSLHARLTRRGRRTGG